One window from the genome of Dioscorea cayenensis subsp. rotundata cultivar TDr96_F1 chromosome 3, TDr96_F1_v2_PseudoChromosome.rev07_lg8_w22 25.fasta, whole genome shotgun sequence encodes:
- the LOC120254857 gene encoding uncharacterized protein LOC120254857, translated as MVLVHAYSHADNTSAQRKTVVWQRFVCTCVDIMSVNNVFTTLNGIPMLNGTNFKTWKNKVTLVLGCMDLDYALREPCPAPLTDQSSLEDRRVFERWERSNRIGLMIMKNTIPETFLDTTSDKRDIKQFLDTLEERFVRSDKAETSATLKKLVSMRYKGDRNIREYVLDMCHLAGKLKSLKFEIP; from the exons ATGGTGTTAGTGCATGCTTATTCTCATGCAGACAACACGTCGGCCCAAAGAAAGACTGTTGTTTGGCAGAGATTTGTTTGCACATGTG TTGACATCATGAGTGTTAATAATGTATTTACTACACTCAATGGCATTCCTATGCTTAATGGCACAAATTTCAAAACTTGGAAAAACAAGGTGACACTTGTTTTGGGATGTATGGATCTAGACTATGCATTAAGAGAACCATGTCCTGCACCTCTTACAGATCAAAGCTCTCTTGAGGATAGGAGAGTTTTTGAGAGGTGGGAGCGGTCTAACCGTATAGGTCTAATGATCATGAAGAATACAATCCCGGAGACTTTTCTGGACACTACATCTGATAAAAGGGACATTAAGCAGTTCCTTGACACCCTGGAAGAACGCTTCGTAAGAAGTGATAAGGCGGAGACTAGTGCTACACTAAAGAAACTAGTTTCCATGAGGTATAAGGGTGATCGGAATATACGAGAGTACGTCCTTGATATGTGTCATCTAGCTGGAAAATTAAAGAGTTTGAAATTTGAGATACCGTAA
- the LOC120282127 gene encoding uncharacterized protein LOC120282127 codes for MGRGRGKGKKLTVVAGHDDPGSGGEEPLPPYKRRGRPQKPLKDGIDEDDTEKIEEEEEEGDDTKPTISSKQVKGAVVENGRKRKRQQLKENSDSALDENGAGTKSSIEDPAKPNGFRQNGNRRKSKPRRAAEAGVECK; via the coding sequence ATGGGAAGAGGCAGAGGGAAGGGAAAGAAGTTGACTGTTGTTGCTGGTCATGACGACCCGGGGAGCGGTGGTGAAGAACCTCTTCCCCCGTATAAGAGAAGGGGAAGGCCTCAGAAGCCATTGAAGGATGGCATTGATGAGGATGATACTGAaaagattgaagaagaagaggaagaaggagaTGATACAAAGCCGACCATATCCAGTAAACAAGTGAAGGGTGCCGTGGTAGAGAATGGAAGGAAGAGGAAGCGGCAACAACTGAAAGAAAATTCTGACTCGGCTTTAGATGAAAATGGTGCTGGCACAAAATCCAGCATTGAGGATCCTGCTAAACCTAATGGTTTTCGGCAAAATGGAAACCGACGTAAGAGCAAACCTCGGCGTGCTGCTGAAGCGGGAGTTGAGTGCAAGTGA
- the LOC120253284 gene encoding LOW QUALITY PROTEIN: bifunctional aspartokinase/homoserine dehydrogenase 2, chloroplastic-like (The sequence of the model RefSeq protein was modified relative to this genomic sequence to represent the inferred CDS: inserted 1 base in 1 codon; deleted 2 bases in 1 codon), producing the protein MLSLGLASPSASSPVVAREVLLRRNYGGNPFLYCPHRGKVGRWGCGHALRIASASKTTSKGISCSQISAAITGVSFDQTLQDGLPKGAMWSVHKFDGTCMGTAQRIQSVADISLGDPSERKLIIVSAMSKVTDMLYDLLFKAQSRDDSYMSALDGVFEKHMLTAKELLTGDDLATFLSHLHSDISNLKAMLRAIYIAGHATESFSDFVVGHGELWSAQMLTYVIKKSGRPCTWMDARDVLVVNPTSSNQVDPDFEESXKRLKKWFSHHSAETVVATGFIASTPQNIPTTLKRDGSDFSAAIFGSLVKASQVTIWTDVDGVYSADPRKVSEAVILRTLSYQEAWEMSYFGANVLHPRTIIPVMKYNIPILIRNIFNLSAPGTIICQQPPDENLNGQSLKTVVKAFATIDNLALVNVEGTGMAGVPGTASAIFGAVKAVGANVIMISQASSEHSVCFAVPEKEVGAVSEALQNRFHEALVAGRLSKVEVIPSCSILAAVGQKMASTPGVSATLFDAIAKANINVRAIAQGCSEYNITLVLKQEDCVRGLRAVHSRFYLSKTTLAMGIIGPGLIGATLLNQLKDQAAALKEKFNIDLRVMGITGSKKMIFSDTGIDEIDLSQWKEIMGEKAEEADLKKFVKVVHENHFFPNTVLVDCTADSNIANHYYDWLCKGIHVITPNKKANSGPLDPYLKLRALQRQSYTHYFYEATVGAGLPIISTLRGLLETGDKILRIEGIFSGTLSYIFNNFVQSRAFSDVVAEAKQAGYTEPDPRDDLSGTDVARKVIILARECGLKLELCDIPVRSLVPEPLRASSSADEFMQRLPDFDGELAKELNDADSSGEVLRYVGVVDVIDQNGVVELRRYKKDHPFSQLSGSDNIIAFTTTRYKNQPLIVRGPGAGAEVTAGGVFSDILRLASYLGAPS; encoded by the exons ATGCTGTCCCTCGGGTTGGCTTCGCCCTCGGCGTCGTCGCCGGTGGTCGCCCGTGAAGTGCTGTTGCGGAGAAACTACGGCGG CAATCCATTTTTGTACTGTCCCCATCGGGGAAAAGTGGGAAGGTGGGGATGCGGGCATGCTCTAAG AATTGCTTCAGCTTCAAAGACTACAAGTAAGGGCATATCCTGTAGCCAAATCTCTGCTGCCATTACAG GTGTTTCATTTGACCAAACTCTTCAAGATGGCCTTCCTAAAGGTGCCATGTGGTCTGTCCATAAATTTGATGGGACCTGTATGGGCACTGCCCAAAGGATTCAGAGTGTTGCAGATATATCCCTTGGTGATCCTTCTGAAAGAAAACTGATAATTGTTTCTGCAATGTCAAAAGTGACGGATATGCTTTATGACCTTTTATTCAAGGCTCAGTCAAGGGATGATTCCTACATGTCTGCACTTGATGGTGTTTTTGAGAAGCATATGTTGACAGCAAAGGAACTTCTAACTGGAGATGATCTTGCAACCTTTTTGTCACACTTGCATAGTGACATTAGCAACCTTAAAGCAATGCTCCGTGCCATTTATATAG CCGGTCATGCAACAGAATCT TTTTCAGACTTTGTTGTGGGTCATGGGGAGTTATGGTCTGCTCAAATGTTGACTTATGTTATAAAGAAG AGCGGAAGGCCATGCACTTGGATGGATGCAAGGGATGTCCTTGTTGTTAATCCTACTAGTTCCAATCAAGTAGACCCTGACTTTGAAGAAT GAAAAAGGCTAAAAAAATGGTTTTCTCATCATTCCGCAGAGACTGTTGTTGCTACTGGCTTCATTGCTAGCACACCCCAAAATATTCCTACAACTCTGAAAAGAGATGGAAGTGATTTCTCAGCAGCAATATTTGGTTCTCTTGTTAAGGCGAGTCAAGTGACAATCTGGACAGATGTAGATGGTGTATATAGTGCCGACCCCAGAAAAG TAAGTGAGGCTGTGATACTGAGGACATTATCTTATCAGGAAGCTTGGGAGATG TCATATTTTGGAGCAAATGTTCTGCATCCACGCACCATCATTCCAGTGATGAAGTATAATATTCCTATTCTTATTAGGAATATTTTCAATCTTTCTGCCCCAGGAACAATTATTTGCCAACAGCCTCCAGATGAAAATCTGAACGGACAAAGTTTAAAGACAGTTGTCAAAGCATTTGCTACTATAGATAACTTGGCCCTTGTAAATGTTGAGGG AACTGGAATGGCTGGTGTTCCTGGCACAGCAAGTGCTATATTTGGTGCTGTAAAAGCTGTTGGTGCCAATGTTATTATGATATCTCAG GCGAGTAGTGAACACTCTGTATGTTTTGCGGTCCCTGAAAAAGAAGTTGGAGCAGTGTCTGAGGCTTTACAAAATAGATTTCATGAGGCTCTGGTCGCAGGGAGGCTTTCTAAG GTTGAGGTCATTCCTAGTTGTAGTATTTTGGCTGCAGTTGGCCAGAAAATGGCGAGCACCCCAGGAGTCAGTGCTACTTTGTTTGATGCAATAGCAAAG gCCAACATAAATGTGCGAGCCATAGCACAAGGTTGTAGTGAGTATAATATTACCTTGGTGCTGAAGCAAGAGGATTGCGTCAGAGGTCTTAGGGCTGTTCATTCAAGATTTTATCTCTCGAAAACAACACTAGCAATGGGAATAATCGGTCCAGGCTTGATTGGTGCCACTCTTCTCAACCAGCTCAAAGATCAG GCAGCAGCGCTCAAGGAAAAATTTAACATTGATTTGCGTGTCATGGGAATCACTGGTTCGAAGAAAATGATCTTTAGCGATAC aggGATAGATGAGATAGACCTATCCCAGTGGAAAGAAATTATGGGGGAAAAAGCGGAAGAAGCTGACCtcaaaaaatttgtgaaagtTGTGCATGAAAATCATTTTTTCCCAAATACAGTTTTGGTAGATTGTACTGCTGATTCAAACATCGCAAACCATTACTATGACTGGTTGTGTAAAGGAATTCATGTCATTACTCCTAACAAAAAGGCCAACTCTGGACCCCTTGATCCG TATTTGAAGTTGAGGGCACTTCAGCGCCAATCATACACTCACTACTTCTACGAAGCAACTGTTGGAGCCGGTCTTCCAATTATCAGTACTTTGCGTGGACTCCTCGAAACTGGTGATAAGATTCTGCGAATTGAGGGCATTTTTAG TGGCACTCTGAGTTATATTTTCAACAACTTCGTTCAATCACGAGCCTTCAGTGATGTGGTTGCCGAAGCAAAACAAGCTGGTTACACTGAACCGGACCCAAGAGATGATCTATCGGGAACTGATGTCGCCAGAAAG GTCATAATTCTCGCAAGAGAGTGTGGTCTAAAGTTGGAGCTTTGTGATATTCCAGTTCGAAGCCTGGTACCGGAGCCATTAAGA GCAAGTTCGTCAGCAGATGAATTCATGCAGCGGCTTCCGGACTTCGACGGGGAGTTGGCGAAGGAATTAAATGACGCAGATTCTTCTGGAGAG gtGCTAAGATACGTTGGAGTTGTGGATGTCATTGATCAAAATGGAGTGGTTGAACTGAGGAGATACAAGAAAGATCACCCATTTTCGCAACTCTCCGGCTCCGATAACATCATAGCTTTCACTACGACAAGGTACAAGAACCAGCCATTGATTGTTCGTGGTCCCGGTGCTGGAGCTGAAGTCACCGCCGGAGGAGTTTTCAGCGATATATTGCGCTTGGCTTCTTATCTAGGTGCTCCATCATAA